In Citrus sinensis cultivar Valencia sweet orange chromosome 4, DVS_A1.0, whole genome shotgun sequence, one DNA window encodes the following:
- the LOC102606662 gene encoding GEM-like protein 5 has protein sequence MTSTPEKLSSTLTEAPPSEEEERKKWGTHIMGAPAVPSAHPDNQKAASWNAENRQQIYHQSYVEYSPIDKPSNNPLEPVIHAFNTWSTKAETIARNIWHNLKTGPSVSEAAWGKVNLTAKAITEGGFESLFKQIFATDPNEKLKKTFACYLSTTTGPVAGTLYLSTARVAFCSDRPLCFTAPSGQEAWSYYKVMIPLANISSVNPVTLKENASDKYMKIVTVEGHEFWFMGFVNFEKATNHLLNSLSEYRATGSAGRVGDQ, from the exons ATGACAAGCACACCAGAAAAATTGTCAAGCACTCTGACAGAAGCTCCACCttcagaagaagaagaaagaaagaaatgggGTACCCATATCATGGGAGCGCCAGCGGTGCCTAGTGCTCACCCAGACAATCAAAAGGCAGCCTCATGGAACGCCGAAAACCGCCAGCAAATCTATCATCAGTCTTATGTCGAGTACTCTCCTATCGACAAGCCAAGTAACAACCCTTTGGAGCCTGTAATTCACGCGTTCAATACTTGGAGCACCAAAGCTGAGACCATTGCCCGCAACATCTGGCATAATC TGAAAACCGGTCCCTCTGTGTCGGAAGCTGCATGGGGGAAGGTGAATTTGACAGCGAAAGCAATAACAGAGGGCGGATTTGAGTCTCTCTTCAAGCAGATTTTTGCAACTGATCCGAATGAGAAGCTAAAGAAGACCTTTGCGTGTTATCTTTCTACAACAACTGGTCCTGTTGCTGGAACACTCTATTTATCAACGGCCCGTGTGGCTTTTTGCAGTGATCGTCCCTTGTGTTTTACTGCTCCATCTGGGCAGGAAGCTTGGAGCTACTACAAG GTTATGATACCTTTGGCGAATATAAGCTCAGTCAATCCAGtgacattaaaagaaaatgcatcAGACAAGTACATGAAGATTGTAACTGTGGAGGGACATGAATTTTGGTTCATGGGCTTTGTCAATTTCGAGAAAGCAACGAACCACTTGTTGAACAGTTTGTCAGAATACAGAGCAACTGGAAGTGCAGGGCGAGTGGGCGACCAGTAG